One Xiphophorus maculatus strain JP 163 A chromosome 10, X_maculatus-5.0-male, whole genome shotgun sequence genomic region harbors:
- the ipmk gene encoding inositol polyphosphate multikinase, whose amino-acid sequence MSGASVMESTKALGKLELSPGLAAIGDSASMNKSGQQLLGPQDHAHLNGCVPLSHQVAGHKYGVKKVGILQHPDGTVLKQVQPPPRGPREMQFYSMVFAEDCSDPCLLDLQKHLPKYYGTWSSPDSPNELYLKLEDVTSRFNKPCIMDVKLGRRSYDPLASQEKREQQIRKYPLMEEIGFLILGMRVYDVRSETFNSYNQHYGRALAQDTVKDGLATFFENGVCLRRDAVRASICRVQHILNWFHSQHQLAFYASSLLFVYEGLPSSFTSSSRSSLLIGPSVGGAVVKTAHSVLVSDGSQRQEKEAGQQEAGQENKLAEYNNNTEVGVLWDSSISTVLTNHRKDGDTPCVRGHLHLSRVDDVVAEVTRASDHAPAPYEEDNTCQRKADPKLSPNGNRNQDGDRGRTEEDEDGLEGQRGTDGQGGTGDAAVEVRMIDFAHVFPSDSLDHGYIYGLKHLLTVLEQILCDAAQSALSPPTS is encoded by the exons ATGTCAGGAGCTAGCGTCATGGAGTCCACCAAAGCGCTCGGCAAACTGGAACTGAGCCCCGGATTGGCCGCTATTGGGGACAGCGCCTCCATGAACAAGTCCGGCCAGCAGCTTCTGGGACCACAGGACCACGCTCACCTGAACGGCTGTGTCCCACTTTCTCATCAGGTGGCAGGTCACAAGTATGGAGTGAAGAAAGTTG GTATTTTACAACACCCAGATGGAACGGTCTTGAAGCAAGTTCAGCCTCCACCCAGAGGACCACGAGAAATGCAGTTTTATAGCATG GTGTTTGCAGAGGACTGTTCTGATCCTTGTCTGCTGGACCTCCAGAAACACCTTCCCAAATATTACGGCACCTGGTCGTCTCCTGACAGTCCAAACG AGCTCTACCTGAAGCTGGAGGATGTGACGAGTCGCTTCAACAAGCCGTGCATCATGGATGTGAAGCTGGGCCGCAGAAGCTACGATCCACTCGCTTCCCAGGAGAAACGGGAGCAGCAGATCAGAAAATACCCTCTGATGGAGGAGATCGGATTCCTGATCCTGGGCATGAGG GTGTATGATGTTCGCAGTGAGACGTTCAACTCCTACAACCAGCACTATGGAAGGGCCCTGGCTCAGGACACGGTTAAAGACG GTTTAGCTACGTTCTTCGAGAACGGCGTGTGTTTGAGGAGGGACGCCGTCCGGGCCAGCATCTGCAGGGTGCAGCACATTCTCAACTGGTTTCACTCCCAGCACCAGCTGGCCTTCTACGCCAGCTCCCTTCTTTTCGTCTACGAGGGTCTTCCCTCCTCTTTCACCTCATCCTCCCGGTCATCTCTCCTCATCGGCCCATCAGTCGGTGGCGCCGTGGTGAAAACCGCCCATTCAGTCCTGGTTAGCGATGGCAGTCAGAGGCAGGAAAAGGAAGCGGGTCAGCAGGAAGCTGGACAGGAAAACAAGCTAGCCGAGTACAACAACAACACCGAGGTGGGCGTTTTATGGGACAGCAGCATCTCCACGGTTCTCACCAATCACAGGAAGGACGGGGACACGCCCTGTGTCCGGGGTCACCTCCACCTCAGCAGGGTGGACGATGTAGTTGCCGAGGTAACGAGAGCCTCCGATCACGCTCCTGCGCCGTACGAAGAAGACAACACATGTCAGAGGAAGGCCGACCCGAAGCTGTCGCCGAATGGGAACAGAAACCAGGATGGAGACAGAGGCAGGACAGAGGAGGACGAGGACGGGCTGGAGGGACAGAGGGGGACAGATGGACAGGGCGGGACGGGAGACGCAGCCGTGGAAGTCAGAATGATCGACTTTGCTCATGTTTTCCCAAGCGATAGCCTGGACCACGGCTACATCTACGGCTTGAAACACCTGCTGACGGTGCTGGAGCAGATCCTGTGTGACGCCGCTCAGAGCGCGCTCAGTCCGCCTACCTCCTGA